Proteins encoded in a region of the Leptotrichia sp. oral taxon 215 str. W9775 genome:
- a CDS encoding zinc ribbon domain-containing protein yields the protein MIIIFGSKTMYKNLGTVGSYYCERCHNTSEWQFMQHRTWFTLFFIPVFPISGKHEYLQCPICSQAYKVPEGK from the coding sequence ATGATAATTATTTTTGGAAGCAAAACAATGTATAAAAATCTTGGAACAGTTGGTTCTTATTATTGTGAGAGATGCCATAATACTTCCGAATGGCAGTTTATGCAACATAGAACATGGTTCACATTGTTTTTTATACCTGTATTTCCTATAAGTGGGAAACATGAATATTTACAATGTCCTATTTGCAGTCAGGCATATAAAGTTCCTGAAGGGAAATAG